The Urbifossiella limnaea genome has a window encoding:
- a CDS encoding TIGR02996 domain-containing protein, translating to MTDETALLAAVVAAPDDETPRLVLADWWDDYNRPDRADFVRIECQLARLLAAHPHPYQLVARARSMLCISDREFRFEGNLDPALEEQDQELVRLRGWDWDGGVSSLVEYVGFRRGFVEEVGMSGRAFLRSANEMFARAPVRHVSFSRTPTALLPELTACPYLGRLRSASFAHKAIGPAGAAYLARCPHLCNLEELDLTHCRIGDGGLAAIAGSPRLTRLTALDLWNNDLSDAGADTLMSSPVLSRLAYVRLGVNRFSRESEGALRESFGSRADFRMPGDP from the coding sequence GTGACGGACGAAACCGCCCTGCTCGCCGCGGTCGTCGCTGCCCCGGACGACGAGACGCCGCGCCTCGTTCTTGCCGACTGGTGGGACGACTATAACCGCCCGGACCGGGCTGACTTCGTCCGCATCGAGTGCCAGCTCGCCCGTCTCCTCGCCGCCCACCCCCACCCGTACCAGCTGGTCGCCCGAGCCCGCTCGATGCTGTGCATCTCCGACCGCGAGTTCCGCTTCGAGGGGAATCTCGACCCGGCACTGGAGGAGCAGGACCAAGAACTGGTTCGGCTGCGGGGCTGGGATTGGGATGGAGGCGTGTCTTCGCTCGTGGAGTACGTCGGCTTCCGGCGGGGGTTCGTTGAGGAGGTCGGGATGAGCGGTCGCGCGTTTCTACGCAGCGCCAACGAGATGTTCGCCCGCGCCCCGGTCCGCCACGTCAGCTTCTCCCGCACGCCGACGGCGCTCCTGCCCGAGCTGACGGCCTGTCCGTACCTCGGCAGGCTCCGGTCGGCCAGCTTCGCACACAAGGCCATCGGCCCAGCCGGGGCCGCGTACCTCGCGCGGTGCCCGCATCTGTGCAACCTGGAGGAGCTCGACCTGACCCACTGCCGCATCGGGGACGGCGGGCTGGCTGCGATTGCAGGCTCGCCGCGCCTGACGCGGCTGACCGCCCTCGACCTGTGGAACAACGACCTCTCCGATGCGGGGGCGGACACGCTCATGTCGTCTCCGGTATTGTCCCGGCTGGCCTACGTCCGGCTCGGGGTCAACCGGTTCAGCAGGGAGAGCGAGGGTGCTTTGCGAGAGTCGTTCGGGTCGCGGGCGGACTTCCGGATGCCGGGCGACCCGTGA
- a CDS encoding ParB N-terminal domain-containing protein, translating to MPKRSETISGREPAGRAVLPVRGYLFLAELRMEVSARVRVKPCPDTITRYAEVLADDQSFSPVVVFRDPDGVLWLADGWHRVEAAKVAGRDKLVSEIHEGSEADAFLYAAQANLKHGLAATKADRKQVATLLLRSPEWGAWGDREIGRLSGLNDKTVATLRKELSAENPQKPSAEIPQMRVVRRKGTTYTMATGQAKTAIPNTSGASVSNSPNTDQRPEVPSTPVVEGPADPAPPIHDAAPELVSAPPSGPPVDVAPPAPAARTRDWATDPLDIDFMIDSGLLFELNRRVLHPFGIRLVVRVADTGEKSWGLKDCRSDPRSLSFPPAVQAQAEEKFARFLEAFGRAQLDRPARREESIGS from the coding sequence ATGCCGAAGAGGAGCGAGACCATCAGCGGCCGAGAACCGGCGGGCCGAGCGGTCCTGCCCGTCCGTGGGTACCTCTTCTTGGCGGAACTCCGGATGGAAGTCTCCGCCCGGGTCCGGGTGAAGCCCTGCCCGGACACAATCACGCGGTACGCGGAGGTACTGGCCGACGACCAGAGCTTCAGCCCGGTGGTGGTCTTCCGCGACCCGGACGGCGTGCTCTGGCTGGCCGACGGGTGGCATCGGGTCGAGGCCGCGAAGGTGGCCGGGCGGGACAAGCTCGTCTCGGAGATTCACGAGGGAAGCGAGGCGGACGCCTTCTTGTACGCCGCCCAGGCCAACCTGAAGCACGGGCTGGCTGCGACCAAAGCCGACCGCAAGCAAGTCGCCACCCTCCTGCTCAGGAGCCCGGAGTGGGGGGCGTGGGGCGACCGGGAGATTGGCCGTCTGAGCGGGCTGAACGACAAGACGGTAGCCACACTCCGTAAGGAGCTATCCGCGGAAAATCCGCAGAAGCCATCCGCGGAAATTCCGCAGATGAGGGTTGTGCGCCGGAAGGGCACCACCTACACGATGGCGACGGGTCAAGCAAAGACGGCGATACCAAACACCAGCGGTGCGTCCGTCTCGAACTCACCCAATACGGACCAGCGACCCGAAGTCCCATCCACTCCGGTGGTTGAGGGACCGGCCGACCCTGCCCCGCCGATTCACGACGCCGCGCCCGAGCTCGTGTCGGCCCCACCGAGCGGACCACCCGTCGATGTTGCCCCGCCCGCGCCCGCGGCACGGACCCGGGACTGGGCGACGGACCCGTTGGACATCGACTTCATGATTGACAGCGGGCTGCTGTTCGAGCTCAACCGGAGGGTGCTTCACCCATTCGGAATCCGCTTGGTCGTCCGGGTTGCCGACACCGGGGAGAAGTCGTGGGGGTTGAAGGACTGTCGGTCCGACCCGCGGTCGTTGTCGTTCCCCCCGGCAGTACAGGCGCAGGCGGAGGAGAAGTTCGCCCGGTTCCTTGAGGCGTTCGGACGGGCGCAGCTCGACCGGCCGGCGCGAAGAGAAGAAAGTATTGGGTCGTGA
- a CDS encoding sigma-70 family RNA polymerase sigma factor, with amino-acid sequence MSQTNHASAAARKRLYREFADYYSAERCRWAPPNPLRLFNLAFKTVYPRFRDRLTEEEFVEAMYTTLGFPGSRPRGLFRTFDPAKCHDRLPLGGHFANLFKAQLEYRVLDRLRREAKRRRRRVRREELTPGAERRLRRDGGSPYDRVEREWVDALPEALGRLAPDEFVVVRMTYWERYSLREVAVALGLDRGTVRRRHNAAIAMLRAFYGVSRKIAG; translated from the coding sequence ATGAGCCAGACGAACCATGCGTCGGCCGCGGCGAGGAAGCGGCTGTACCGGGAGTTTGCAGACTACTACTCGGCCGAGCGGTGTCGGTGGGCGCCACCCAACCCCCTGCGGTTGTTCAACCTCGCCTTCAAGACGGTCTACCCCCGGTTCCGCGACCGCCTCACCGAGGAGGAGTTCGTCGAGGCGATGTACACGACCCTCGGCTTCCCTGGGTCGCGGCCGCGGGGACTGTTTCGGACGTTCGACCCTGCCAAGTGCCACGACCGGCTCCCGCTGGGGGGCCACTTCGCCAACCTGTTCAAGGCCCAGCTGGAGTACCGGGTCCTCGACCGGCTCCGGCGGGAGGCCAAGCGGCGGCGCAGAAGGGTTCGCCGGGAGGAACTCACGCCCGGGGCCGAGCGGCGGCTCCGGCGGGACGGGGGGAGCCCCTACGACCGGGTCGAGCGGGAGTGGGTCGACGCCCTCCCCGAGGCCCTCGGTCGACTCGCCCCTGACGAGTTCGTCGTGGTCCGGATGACGTACTGGGAGCGGTACTCGCTCCGGGAGGTGGCGGTCGCGTTGGGGCTCGACCGGGGGACCGTCCGCCGCCGGCACAACGCGGCCATCGCAATGCTGCGGGCGTTCTACGGGGTGAGCCGGAAAATCGCCGGGTAG
- a CDS encoding helix-turn-helix domain-containing protein, protein MSRVKEDLLHAEEDAESAAWTASPEGRAEKERATRAQAAADAERARREQAWASERPVEWAEWQRLQPLLVPVIDFGGDMRFDFDNFLMEVGRAPSPAHRVVRKAKALPYKQGNLRWKAATPPKTNPSPAPSRAAAQAASDFLTKQEVADRLQVSTRTVSRWRSEGLLKEFRRGQVLRFKLEDVEAFEAKGRSGRR, encoded by the coding sequence ATGAGCCGAGTGAAGGAGGACTTGCTCCACGCCGAGGAGGACGCCGAGTCTGCGGCGTGGACGGCGAGCCCGGAGGGTCGGGCCGAGAAGGAACGAGCGACCCGGGCACAGGCGGCGGCTGACGCGGAGCGGGCACGTCGGGAGCAAGCCTGGGCGTCCGAGCGCCCGGTCGAGTGGGCCGAATGGCAGCGGTTGCAGCCCCTGCTCGTCCCCGTCATCGACTTCGGGGGCGACATGCGGTTCGACTTCGACAACTTCCTGATGGAGGTCGGTCGAGCCCCCTCGCCTGCTCACCGGGTCGTCCGCAAGGCCAAGGCTCTCCCGTACAAGCAAGGGAACCTGCGCTGGAAGGCGGCAACCCCGCCGAAGACTAACCCGTCACCGGCGCCTTCAAGGGCTGCGGCCCAGGCTGCGAGCGACTTCCTCACCAAGCAGGAGGTTGCAGACCGCCTTCAGGTCTCGACTCGGACGGTGTCCCGGTGGAGGTCTGAGGGCCTGCTGAAGGAGTTCCGCCGGGGGCAGGTTCTCCGCTTCAAGCTGGAGGACGTGGAGGCGTTCGAGGCGAAGGGTCGGAGTGGGCGCCGATGA
- a CDS encoding GP88 family protein, which translates to MAKVRPRKATVNVRVETNSQVSITVRVKSEQERLALKFGQGNAKLSQAITTFSLPAGHSCPFARQCLSKSDRGTGIIRDGKHVRFRCYAATMEARRPSVRRARWHNYDQLRACRSAEEMARLILDSLTPFAGWVRVHDSGEFYSQVYFDAWVLVAQTRPRTTFYAYTKALPFWLQRLALVGDGYEPGAVPNLVLTASHGGTHDHFIREHRLRSASVVYSQVEADDQGLEVDHDDTHAMEHGYDFALLLHGQQPAGSEAAKAARALRDAGFSGYGKSRFPLSVI; encoded by the coding sequence ATGGCGAAGGTACGTCCCAGGAAGGCGACGGTCAATGTCCGTGTCGAGACGAACTCCCAGGTCAGCATCACCGTTCGAGTCAAGTCTGAGCAGGAGAGGTTGGCGTTGAAGTTCGGCCAGGGCAACGCGAAGCTCTCGCAGGCCATCACCACGTTCAGCCTGCCCGCCGGCCACAGCTGCCCGTTCGCGCGCCAGTGCCTGAGCAAGTCGGACCGCGGAACCGGCATCATCAGGGACGGGAAGCACGTCCGCTTCCGGTGTTACGCCGCCACGATGGAGGCGCGGCGCCCCTCGGTGCGGCGGGCGCGGTGGCATAACTACGACCAGCTGCGGGCGTGCCGGTCGGCCGAGGAGATGGCCCGGCTCATCCTCGACTCGCTGACCCCGTTCGCCGGGTGGGTGCGGGTCCACGACTCCGGCGAGTTCTACTCGCAGGTCTACTTCGACGCCTGGGTGTTGGTCGCCCAGACCCGGCCGAGGACGACCTTCTACGCCTACACGAAGGCGCTCCCGTTCTGGCTCCAGCGGCTCGCCCTGGTCGGTGACGGGTACGAGCCGGGCGCCGTTCCGAACCTCGTGCTGACGGCCTCCCACGGCGGGACGCACGACCACTTCATTCGGGAGCACCGGCTCCGGTCGGCCAGCGTCGTGTACTCCCAGGTCGAGGCCGACGACCAGGGCCTGGAGGTCGACCACGACGACACGCACGCGATGGAGCACGGGTACGACTTCGCCTTGCTCTTGCACGGCCAGCAGCCGGCCGGGAGTGAGGCCGCGAAGGCCGCGCGGGCTCTGCGGGACGCCGGGTTCAGCGGGTACGGCAAGTCGCGGTTCCCCTTGAGCGTCATCTAG
- a CDS encoding transposase: MLFGGVFERFLEESPLSVMSRATIEHALSASALDALFDRTAERGYTRELLFSTTVDLMTLVVGGKALHVQAAYRHLRDRVPVTLKCVYDKLRNIETGVSAGLVAHVSGRCEGLITALGGGCKSLLPGYRVRVLDGNHLAATQRRLGVTRGHTAGPLPGQSLVVLDPALMLVTDIVPCEDAHTQERALIDQIVPLVRERDVWVADRNFCTAEFLCEVAARRAYVVIRRHGNLSVEAEAGYGAEVATDRGWVGERRVWVCWGGARLVRLRQVRVRLRAPTADGDAEVEILTNLPAKVPAKKVAEIYLKRWKIEGAFHELTVALNCEVNTLGYPRAALFGFCVAVAAYNVLAVLKAALRAVHGEKKVQEEVSGYYLALEWAMVYAGMMIALPASEWEAFGPMPSPELAGHLREWAGKVDLGRIKKAPPRKPTRTATRRIKDKSPHVSTARLLDEGKKTRQAKVSRNP, encoded by the coding sequence ATGCTGTTCGGTGGGGTCTTCGAGCGGTTCCTAGAGGAGAGCCCGCTCAGCGTGATGTCCCGGGCGACCATCGAGCACGCCCTCTCGGCCTCGGCCCTCGACGCGCTGTTCGACCGGACCGCCGAGCGCGGGTACACCCGGGAGTTGCTGTTCTCCACGACGGTCGATCTGATGACCCTGGTGGTCGGCGGCAAGGCCCTCCACGTCCAGGCCGCCTACCGGCACCTGCGGGACCGCGTCCCGGTCACCCTCAAGTGCGTCTACGACAAGCTCCGGAACATCGAGACGGGCGTGTCCGCGGGGCTGGTCGCGCACGTGTCGGGCCGGTGCGAGGGGCTGATCACCGCGCTGGGCGGGGGGTGCAAGAGCCTGCTGCCGGGCTACCGGGTGCGGGTCCTCGACGGCAACCACCTGGCCGCCACCCAGCGGCGGCTGGGCGTCACCCGGGGGCACACCGCCGGCCCCTTGCCCGGGCAGAGTTTGGTCGTGCTCGACCCGGCCCTGATGCTGGTCACCGACATCGTCCCGTGCGAGGACGCCCACACCCAGGAGCGGGCGCTGATCGACCAGATTGTGCCGCTGGTGCGGGAGCGGGACGTGTGGGTCGCGGACCGCAACTTCTGCACGGCGGAGTTCCTGTGTGAGGTGGCCGCCCGGCGGGCCTACGTCGTCATCCGACGCCACGGGAACCTGAGCGTCGAGGCCGAAGCCGGGTACGGGGCCGAGGTCGCGACGGACCGGGGCTGGGTGGGCGAGCGGCGGGTCTGGGTCTGCTGGGGTGGGGCGCGGTTGGTGCGCCTGCGGCAGGTGCGGGTGCGGCTGCGGGCGCCGACCGCGGACGGGGACGCGGAGGTGGAGATCCTGACCAACCTGCCGGCGAAGGTGCCGGCCAAGAAGGTGGCCGAGATCTACCTCAAGCGGTGGAAGATCGAGGGGGCCTTCCACGAGTTGACAGTCGCCTTGAACTGTGAGGTGAACACCCTGGGGTACCCCAGGGCCGCGCTGTTCGGGTTCTGCGTGGCGGTGGCCGCGTACAACGTGCTGGCCGTACTGAAGGCGGCCCTGCGGGCGGTGCATGGTGAGAAGAAGGTGCAGGAGGAGGTGTCGGGGTATTACCTGGCGCTGGAGTGGGCGATGGTGTACGCGGGGATGATGATCGCCCTGCCCGCGTCGGAATGGGAGGCGTTCGGTCCGATGCCCAGCCCGGAGTTGGCCGGCCACCTCCGCGAGTGGGCGGGCAAGGTCGACCTTGGGAGGATCAAGAAAGCGCCGCCCCGGAAGCCGACGAGGACGGCGACCCGACGGATCAAGGACAAGAGCCCACATGTTTCCACGGCCCGGTTGCTCGACGAGGGGAAGAAGACCCGTCAGGCGAAAGTCAGCCGGAATCCGTGA
- a CDS encoding toprim domain-containing protein, with protein MENWNAANNELSAAVLASGRLDELLAELGCEVKGYPGGDRFRGRCPVHKGADTNFVVGTDGEKFPVYWACHSHRCHKAAKLKGNLLGLVRGALTGDPDRPATMAKAVAFVEDFLAREGDRPTAVRQPAERPTRPTLSLTRAEVRRRLLLPSPYFLSRGFSPAVLDRYDIGESRRYGWAVAPVYDDRGHACVGAVYRSTKPPCGTCSKCHHPADSCARGEPRWWFPQGFPKGDYLFNYAAAVRSVSPFVLLVEGVTDVLRAAEAGVVAVAGFGTDLSVPQALKLAVLNKPVVVAFDNDPAGTRAAASIVTLLRREGVSATVRHPPSGYKDVGEIPAAEVTRWLAA; from the coding sequence ATGGAGAACTGGAACGCGGCCAACAACGAGTTGTCCGCTGCCGTGCTGGCGTCCGGCCGACTGGACGAGTTGCTGGCCGAGCTCGGGTGCGAGGTGAAGGGCTACCCGGGCGGGGACCGCTTCCGGGGCCGGTGCCCGGTCCACAAGGGGGCGGACACGAACTTCGTGGTGGGGACCGACGGGGAGAAGTTCCCCGTCTACTGGGCCTGCCACTCCCACAGGTGTCACAAGGCCGCGAAGCTGAAGGGGAACCTCCTGGGGCTGGTCCGAGGGGCGCTGACGGGCGACCCCGACCGGCCGGCGACGATGGCCAAGGCCGTCGCCTTCGTCGAGGACTTCCTCGCCCGCGAGGGCGACCGCCCCACGGCCGTCCGCCAACCCGCTGAGCGGCCGACGCGGCCGACCCTGTCGCTGACCCGTGCGGAAGTCCGGCGGCGGCTCCTCCTCCCCTCCCCGTACTTCCTGAGCCGGGGGTTCTCGCCCGCCGTGCTCGACCGCTACGACATCGGGGAGTCCCGGAGGTACGGGTGGGCGGTAGCCCCCGTGTACGACGACCGCGGCCACGCCTGCGTCGGCGCCGTCTACCGCTCGACGAAGCCGCCCTGCGGCACTTGCTCGAAGTGCCACCACCCGGCCGACAGCTGCGCGCGGGGGGAGCCCAGGTGGTGGTTCCCCCAGGGCTTTCCGAAGGGCGACTACCTGTTCAACTACGCCGCGGCCGTCCGGTCCGTCAGCCCGTTCGTCCTGCTGGTCGAGGGCGTCACGGACGTGCTCCGCGCGGCCGAGGCGGGCGTCGTCGCTGTCGCCGGGTTCGGGACCGACCTTTCCGTGCCGCAGGCACTCAAGCTCGCCGTCCTGAACAAGCCCGTTGTGGTGGCGTTCGACAACGACCCGGCCGGCACCCGCGCCGCCGCGTCGATTGTGACCTTGCTCCGTCGGGAAGGCGTCAGCGCGACCGTCCGGCATCCGCCGAGTGGGTACAAGGACGTGGGCGAGATTCCGGCCGCGGAGGTGACGAGGTGGCTCGCGGCTTGA